In the genome of Nocardioides seonyuensis, one region contains:
- a CDS encoding TadE/TadG family type IV pilus assembly protein, which translates to MEFALVVPLLLAILFSIIDLGFAINRYTVLNNATREGVRAASLSHSTEDIRAVVEGSLADMSGEVDVDVTCLDAAGGSCSSWDGGHQSGGTALVTVSYEHSWLTPMGDAVSDSLKITKTSRMRIE; encoded by the coding sequence GTGGAGTTCGCGCTCGTCGTGCCGCTCCTGCTCGCGATCCTGTTCTCCATCATCGATCTCGGCTTCGCCATCAACCGGTACACCGTCCTCAACAACGCGACGCGTGAGGGTGTCCGAGCCGCCAGCCTGAGTCACTCCACCGAGGACATCCGAGCGGTGGTCGAAGGCTCCCTGGCCGACATGAGCGGTGAGGTGGACGTCGACGTCACGTGCCTCGACGCCGCGGGGGGCAGCTGCTCGAGCTGGGACGGCGGCCACCAGAGCGGGGGCACGGCGCTCGTCACGGTGAGCTACGAGCACTCCTGGCTCACGCCCATGGGGGACGCCGTCTCGGACAGCCTCAA
- a CDS encoding tellurite resistance/C4-dicarboxylate transporter family protein, whose product MPALDQLRESVRTLTPGYFALVMASGIVSIGLEQRGLTVLSRLLFGVAVVSYVVLVLLNAWRFVSFRADIVGDFRAPRRAFGFFTFVAGTNVLGTRAAGEGWYAATAVLLAVAATVWLVLGYVIPWSAVLSASERPVVALANGTWFIWVVASQSVAVAATTLENEFVGARQELAILAVLSWSVGVFLYAASAIIVSLRIMLYPLAPEELDPPYWVSMGAVAITVVAGAQIAGMESAPMVDATRALIAGLSVVFWAFATWLIPVLVAAGVWRHHVRRVPLRYVATLWSIVFPLGMYSVAGMYLGRVDDLPIVEAIGSAWLWVAVAAWVVVGISMLRHVMLGLVGRLDQ is encoded by the coding sequence GTGCCTGCCCTCGACCAGCTGCGCGAGAGCGTCCGCACCCTGACTCCCGGCTACTTCGCGCTGGTGATGGCCAGCGGGATCGTCTCGATCGGCCTGGAGCAACGGGGCCTGACGGTGCTCTCCCGCCTGCTCTTCGGCGTCGCCGTCGTGTCGTACGTCGTGCTGGTGCTCCTCAACGCCTGGCGCTTCGTCTCGTTCCGAGCCGACATCGTCGGCGACTTCCGCGCACCTCGCCGCGCCTTCGGCTTCTTCACCTTCGTCGCCGGGACGAACGTCCTGGGCACGCGGGCCGCCGGCGAGGGCTGGTACGCCGCCACCGCGGTGCTCCTCGCAGTCGCGGCAACGGTCTGGCTGGTGCTCGGGTACGTCATCCCGTGGAGCGCCGTGCTGAGCGCCTCGGAGCGCCCGGTCGTGGCCCTGGCCAACGGGACGTGGTTCATCTGGGTCGTGGCGAGCCAGTCGGTCGCGGTGGCCGCCACCACCTTGGAGAACGAGTTCGTCGGAGCGCGTCAGGAGCTCGCCATCCTGGCGGTGCTGTCGTGGTCGGTCGGGGTGTTCCTCTACGCAGCCTCGGCGATCATCGTCTCCCTGCGGATCATGCTCTACCCCCTGGCGCCCGAGGAGCTCGATCCGCCCTACTGGGTGTCGATGGGCGCGGTGGCGATCACCGTGGTCGCCGGAGCCCAGATCGCAGGCATGGAGTCGGCCCCGATGGTCGACGCGACCCGTGCCCTGATCGCTGGTCTCTCGGTGGTGTTCTGGGCCTTCGCCACGTGGTTGATACCCGTCCTCGTGGCGGCCGGCGTCTGGCGCCACCACGTGCGACGGGTCCCACTGCGTTACGTCGCCACGTTGTGGAGCATCGTCTTCCCGCTCGGCATGTACTCCGTCGCCGGCATGTACCTCGGCCGGGTCGACGACCTGCCCATCGTCGAAGCCATCGGCAGCGCGTGGCTCTGGGTCGCCGTTGCGGCATGGGTCGTCGTGGGAATCTCCATGCTTCGTCACGTCATGCTCGGCCTGGTCGGCCGTCTCGACCAGTGA
- a CDS encoding SigE family RNA polymerase sigma factor, with the protein MEERTSDRESFTAWATACRPRLLRTATFLTGDRGRAEDLVQEALTKVAQRWPRLRAGNPDAYARQILVRDNVSWWRRNRLELVSEVSDPGRTPSGDTGVERRLLLLDALRRLTERQRAVLVLRYFDDLSEAEIAVALGVSPGTVKSTAHLALRRLRELAPELSELLTLESP; encoded by the coding sequence ATGGAGGAACGGACGAGCGATCGCGAGTCGTTCACGGCGTGGGCGACGGCGTGCCGTCCCCGACTGCTCCGGACTGCGACCTTCCTGACCGGCGATCGCGGTCGCGCCGAAGACCTCGTGCAGGAGGCGCTGACCAAGGTGGCGCAGCGCTGGCCTCGCCTGCGCGCGGGCAACCCGGACGCCTACGCCCGGCAGATCCTGGTGCGCGACAACGTCTCGTGGTGGCGCCGGAACCGGCTCGAGCTCGTCTCCGAGGTGTCGGACCCGGGGCGGACGCCGTCGGGCGACACCGGCGTCGAGCGCCGGCTCCTGTTGCTCGATGCCCTGCGACGACTCACCGAGCGACAACGAGCCGTCCTGGTCCTGCGCTACTTCGACGACCTCAGCGAGGCAGAGATCGCCGTCGCCCTCGGTGTCTCACCCGGCACCGTCAAGAGCACCGCCCACCTGGCCCTGCGCCGGCTGCGCGAGCTCGCGCCCGAGCTCAGCGAGCTGTTGACCCTGGAGTCCCCATGA
- a CDS encoding ATP-grasp domain-containing protein, producing MTVLLATSGSWPEGEPGAAALGSALAERGVASRWAVWNDPDVDWDEAALVAVRSTWDYIGQVDDFVAWARSLDQRRLLNGAECFAWNVDKAYLLRDMGDVPVVPTVLAGTLEELREGVRRWDTAVVKPRVGAGGAGLLVVTDPQDPRLGTSFVDHPGLPVARGPWVVQPLVESIGTRGETSVFVLDGVAVSQVDKLPAAGEVRVHEHFGGASRPVALDPAAAELAEAAVLQAGTVVGRPLDYGRIDMVELDGRLVVSEVEATEPGLYLDVLPANAAPFAELVAARL from the coding sequence ATGACGGTCCTGCTCGCCACCTCGGGCAGCTGGCCCGAGGGCGAACCCGGTGCTGCCGCTCTCGGATCCGCGCTGGCCGAGCGGGGCGTCGCGTCGCGCTGGGCGGTGTGGAACGACCCCGACGTCGACTGGGACGAGGCGGCGCTGGTCGCCGTGCGCTCGACCTGGGACTACATCGGCCAGGTCGACGACTTCGTGGCATGGGCGCGCTCGCTCGACCAGCGCAGGCTGCTCAACGGCGCCGAGTGCTTCGCCTGGAACGTCGACAAGGCCTACCTGCTCCGCGACATGGGCGACGTCCCCGTGGTGCCGACGGTGCTGGCCGGCACCCTCGAGGAGCTCCGCGAGGGCGTACGACGCTGGGACACCGCAGTCGTCAAGCCCCGCGTCGGTGCCGGCGGCGCGGGGCTGCTCGTCGTCACAGACCCGCAGGACCCACGCCTGGGGACCTCGTTCGTGGACCATCCCGGTCTGCCCGTCGCACGCGGCCCGTGGGTGGTCCAGCCGCTGGTCGAGTCCATCGGGACACGAGGTGAGACCTCGGTCTTCGTGCTGGACGGCGTGGCCGTCAGCCAGGTCGACAAGCTCCCCGCTGCGGGTGAGGTGCGCGTGCACGAGCACTTCGGGGGCGCCTCGCGCCCCGTGGCGCTGGATCCGGCGGCTGCGGAGCTCGCCGAAGCAGCCGTGCTGCAGGCCGGCACCGTCGTGGGAAGGCCGCTCGACTACGGGCGCATCGACATGGTCGAGCTGGACGGCCGTCTCGTCGTGAGTGAGGTCGAGGCCACCGAGCCGGGCCTCTACCTCGACGTCCTGCCCGCCAACGCCGCCCCGTTCGCGGAGCTGGTCGCCGCGCGTCTCTAG